The nucleotide sequence GCAAACCAACAACGCCGAGAACACGGAAGCGCTGCTGGCCGGCGAGAGCTCGGACTCGGGCGCCGGCCTGGAGCTGGGCATCGCCTCCTCCCCCACGCCCGGCTCCACCGCGTCCACGGGCGGCAAGGCCGACGACCCGAGCTGGTGCAAGACGCCGAGCGGCCACATCAAGCGGCCCATGAACGCCTTCATGGTGTGGTCGCAGATCGAGCGGCGCAAGATCATGGAGCAGTCGCCCGACATGCACAACGCCGAGATCTCCAAGCGGCTGGGCAAACGCTGGAAGCTGCTCAAAGACAGCGACAAGATCCCCTTCATCCGGGAGGCGGAGCGGCTGCGCCTCAAGCACATGGCTGACTACCCCGACTACAAGTACCGGCCCAGGAAGAAGGTGAAGTCCGGCAACGCCAGCTCCGGCGCCTCGGCCGCCGCCTCCTCCAAGCCGGGGGAGAAGGGCGACAAGGTCGGTGGCGGGGGCGGCcacgggggcggcggcggcgggggcgggagcGGCAacgcggggggcggcggcggcggcgcgggcggcggcggcggcgccaaCTCCAAACCCGCGCAGAAAAAGAGCTGCGGCTCCAAAGtggcgggcggcgcgggcggcggggtcAGCAAACCGCACGCCAAGCTCATCctggcgggcggcggcggcgggaagGCGGCGGCCGCGGGCGCCGCGCCCTCCTTCGCGGCCGAGCAGGCCCTGCTGCCCCTGGGCGCCGCCGCCGACCACCACTCGCTGTACAAGGCGCGGACTCccagcgcggcggcggcggcggcggcggcggcggcgggggcggcgggctcGGTCTCCACGGCCGCCTCCGCCTCCTCGGCCGGCCTCGCGGCCCCGGGCAAGCCCCTGGCCGACAAGAAGGTGAAGCGCGTCTACCTGTTCGGCGGCCTGGGCGCGTCCTCCTCGCCCGCGGGCGGCGTGGGCGCGGGCGCCGACCCCAGCGACCCCCTGGGCCTGTACGAGGAGGGCGGCGCGGGCTGCTCGCCAGACGGGCCGAGCCTGAGCGGCCGCAGCAGCGCCGCCTCGTCGCCCGCCGCCGGCCGCTCGCCCGCCGACCACCGCAGCTACGCCAGCCTGCGCGCCGCCTCGCCCGCGCCGTCCAGCGCGCCCTCGCACGCGTCCTCGTCGGCCTCGTCCCACTCGTCCTCGTCCTCGTCGTCGGGCTCCTCGTCCTCCGACGACGAGTTCGAAGACGACCTGCTCGACCTGAACCCCAGCTCAAACTTTGAGAGCATGTCCCTGGGCAGCTTCAGCTCGTCGTCGGCGCTGGACCGGGACCTGGATTTTAACTTGGAGCCCGGCTCCGGCTCGCACTTCGAGTTCCCGGACTACTGCACGCCCGAGGTGAGCGAGATGATCTCGGGAGACTGGCTCGAGTCCAGCATCTCCAACCTGGTCTTCACCTACTGACGGGCGCGCGCGCGGGCTGGGAGAAGAGGGccggggggcaggagagggaagaagaagaaaaaaaaaaaaaaagaagaagaagatttagacgaagaagaagaagagagaaaagacagagaaagagttggaagagaaaagaggaaaagaaaaaaagaaaaggaaaaaaaaatgtgagcggGGCCGGCTTGCGAGGAGCGCGGCGGTGTTTTGGGGACCCGcgctcccatcccccacctccccggccACGGGGACGCGGAGGAGGCGGCGGGGAGACTAGGGGCGAccttttattgttgttcttgATGTTGTTGTTGATGGCAAAAAAAGCTACTTGGAGTTTCCTCCCCTCTGCCCGAAGAGACCCCCCCCCATTCCAACGAGCTTCCGGACTTGTCTGCTGCACCCCCAGCAAGAAGCCGACTTGGTAGTTTTTCTAGAGACTGAAGGAATCTCGTCCCTTTTTTCatcgcccccccccccttgctgttcttgttttattttatctcatttcttggtcaagagaggagggggggagaaaagaaagaaacccaacgCGCCCCTGGGGATTGAGTTCTCAGCACCCCccgccatcccctccccccccaagaAGACAGAAGGCTCCGGGCGTGGAATTGGAATTGGACCGACCGCAGATTTtgcggggggaggcaggctcgAGCGCCGGGACAGAGAGACTCCACGCTGGCGGATTCCCgttttgttgggtttttcttcctttttcccttcctttcctcttccttccttctttcctctttttttttttttttttctatttttttttttttttcacttgcaccccaccgccccccacccccggagccGGAGGAGGAGATGCCGAGTGCCCGGAGAGCCCCCGTGGGGAGCCCGGCgaggggcgcggggcggggcgcagGGGGGGGGGCCGCGGAGGAACTGGGACGGATTTGCACGTTCGGGGGCAGGTGGCGCGTCCAggcggcccccgccccccgcacccccgAAATCAGTGAGGTGAGACTCCGCGGCCCGCGGGCGTGCAGGAGAGCGGACTGTTTGATGTGGTGCCGGGGGCCGTGCAGGGGCGAGTGGTTTCGGGCGGGGGGGGAgaaaagaggtttttttcttctcttaaaatcgGAATCGTGATGGTGTTGGATTATTTCACTGGTGGGGTTAATATAGCATGTTATCCTGtctatcttttaaagatttctgtaTAAGACTGTtgagcagtttttaaaatagtgtagGATAATATAAAAAGCAGATAGATGGCGCTATGTTTGATTCCTACAACAAAATTATCACCagctttttttcattcttaactCTTTAAAGGATTCAAACGCAACTCAAATCTGTGctggactttaagaaaaaaaaaaaagaacacaattcaGGACCAAATTTTTTCtcagtgtgtatgtgtttattccTTATAGGTGTAAATGAGAAGACGTGTTTTTTTCCCTCACCGATGCTTCATCctcgtatttttttttccttgtaaatgtAATCAGATGCCATTTTATATGTGGACGTATTTATACTggccaaacattttttttttcttattttgtcccttttttactttaatctttggtttactttcttttctttcttttttgacttcctttatttcttccttcctttttttttctcttttgttctttttttttctttattttattttattattattatttttttttttggtagtttgttGTTACCCACGCCATTTTACGTCTCCTTCACTGAAGGGCTAgagttttaacttttaattttttatatttaaatgtagacttttgacacttttaaaaaacaaaaaaagacaagagagatGAAAACGTTTGATTATTTTCTCAgtgtatttttgtaaaaaatatataaagggggTGTTAATCGGTGTAAATCGCTGTTTGGATTTCCTGATTTTATAATAGGGCGGCTGGTTAATATCTCACACAGTTTAAAGAATCAGCCCCTAATTTCTCCATGTTTACACTTCAATCTGCAGGCTTCTTAAAGTGACAGTATCCCTTAACCTGCCACCAGTGTCCACCCTTCGACCCCAGTCTTACAAAAAGGGGAGGAGAGTTAGCCAAACACTGTTAGActtttaagaaaagacaaattttttaagtaaaataccaTTCTGTCCAGAGGCTTTAAAACTGGTGCATTTACAGCAAAAAGGGATCCTGTAGCTTTAACTTGTAAACCACATCTTTTTTGCACTTTTTTTATAAGCAAAAACGTGCCGTTTAAACCACTGGATCTATCTAAATGCCGATTTGAGTTCGCGACACTATGTACTGCGTTTTTCATTCTTGTATTTGACTATTTAATCCTTTCTACTTGTCGCTAAATATAATTGTTTTAGTCTTATGGCATGATGATAGGATATGTGTTCAGGTTTATAGCTGTTGTGTTTAAAGATTGAAAAAAGTGGAAAACATCTTTGTACATTTAAGTCTGTATTATAATAAGCAAAAagattgtgtgtatgtatgtttaatATAACATGACAGGCACTAGGACGTCTGCCTTTCTAAGGCAGTTCCgttaagggtttttgtttttaaacttttttttgccATCCATCCTGTGCAATATGCCGTGTAGAATATTTGTCTTAAAATTCAaggccacaaaaaaaaaaaatgttttgggggaaaaaaaaaagaaaaaagaaaaaatcatgccAGCTAATCATGTCGAGTTCACTGCCTGTCAGATTGTTGATATATACCTTCTGTAAATAACTTTttttgagaaggaaataaaatcagctgGAACTGAACCCTAAATCTCGACTTTTGTCATTATTCTATGCCCAGAGCCCCAGATTGGGAGGGCCCTCCTCCCCGGGTGGACGCTCTCCGATCTGCTTTAGCTCTGAAACAGTAACTTCTCCAAGGGCAGCCTGTTCAATGCTATCTTCCTGAGGAATACCAAGTTCCTCTTGGCCAGATTTGGCCAGCTCTGACCCTGAAATGAGTTATGTGTCAACTCTACACGCTTTCTAGGAATTTTCAGAGTTTACCACATTTAAATAAATGCCCTTtgtcttgaaattttaaaaagaggggggaagggcagcatGGAGAGGGTTCTTTACAGATGAAAACTGGCCGGCTGATCTGCATTTTAACCTCCTGTTCCTAAAACTGCTTTCTCCTTCCCGGCCCCGTGGTTACCATCCAGCCGTGGCTAGAATCGCTTTACACGGATCAAGAACAAATAAGCCTTTTAGATGATCGATATATTGTGGAGGAGGAAGCCATCGCTAATTTCGAAATGGAGAAATTGTGTAAATTTCTTCCTCTGCAGCAGAAAGGTTCACCCGGTGCTAGAAGATCTCCATTTTGTGCCATGCCCATTCTGTGGGTTCTTAATGTGACAGAAATGCAGTACTAGGACCTGGAGAAGTGGGATCCCTGAGGACCGACAGGAAAtccaaccctcccccccaccctttcaGGAAGAAGCATGCATTCAGCTAGGGGAGAATTATACGTTTTATATGCATCAGACACAGCTGTATTCCTGAGGCCTGTATGCATAGAGGGAAAAGGCCCATTAGGACTTGGTTTGGAACCTGCCTCTTGCTAAGTAGCGCTATTTCCTGTTTACTTGGAGGGTTAACTCTTGCCGTTAACTAACAAAACCCATCTTCACGCCCAAACGTTTGTTAATTAAAGGTGtgtcctctctgtgtctcctagTTTTTTTAGCACGGGAGACAAGGGGTTAAGGAGCAGATGTGTTTGGAAATAATCTTTAACCCTCAGGACTGCTTGTAGGTAGGGGAGTATCCTGCATCTGAGGAGAAGAGATTTGGGGGGACTAGTACAAAACAAGCACAATTTTTTTGCTCCAGGAAGAGCAGTAATCTCTACTTCCAGAATAGTCTAGCTGCTGTGTTTCAGTATAAGTTCACCTCTTTAAAATTATTACAGCTGCtaatttccaattttttcccttgtattttGCTAACATAGTTTTAATTGCACTTGTGTTCTACAATGGTAAGAAGTCTTAAGGTCTTTTAAGAAGACCTTAAGAAAACATGGCAACTTGTGTCTCTTCAAAAACCTTTGcaatggtggggggcgggggacttttttcaaagtgcttaaatttaatttttgttccttGTCCTTAAAGGATAATGtgattgtttcacttttttttcagaTCCAAAGTATCAAAACCTTGACCCAAGTGAAGCCAGTGTGatacatgttttacattttattttggaggGTTCTCCTTCTAGAACTgtgtttttcccccttatttttcatgtcaaggcagaggctttgaatattttcttgaaGAACTTTGATAATGTTCCTGTAAAGATAAAGGCCTCAATGTGTGTGTCTTCCTCGCAGGTGATGGAGGAACATTATTCTATCTCCCTCTGAAGCAGTTTTCTCATTCCCAGGGAATCCTCATGCATTGGGTGTTACACGACACCATAAACCTGAAAAACCAACCAGTTGAGTACGGCTCTTTCTTTCAGAACATTTGGATTGGCAGACAAGAATacatttcagatttctttttaaggccATCGGACCGTTTTTCCCTAAATACACTGCTTCTGGCCTTTGGCTCCATCAGAAATGTGAACCAGTAGTAGACTTGCTGATGCCATTTTGTCACTTCCTAGCTGAGTACCTGTAAGTGCCAAGAAAAAACAGAGCATGTAAGCCGATAGGGTGGGCTGAGTGCCTGAATGGCTTCTTGGATCTGTGCTCCAGCTGCTCTGGGGACTGGGGTGGCGGATGCTGGGGACGCTTGGGGATTCTGAAGAAAGTGAAAGCAAAGGATTGAGAAGTAGAAGGCAACATAAGTTACTATTTCTTGTATGTATAGGGTCCTCATGAATTAGAAACAGTGGTTTGAGGAATGCTAGGGGTCAGAATGTTCAATCATAAATTCAGAATAATTTAAGGATCCCACGGAGGCATCGAAAAGATCCTGTGTCCAGGGAAACTAAGAATTCTGCTAGAAATACAAATCCATCTTACCTGATCGGGTGTCTCACGGTGGAAGGTTggtatgctttatttttctcgTGGTTTTGTTTTAtgccccccctctttttttcccttagcatTTGAGGCCTATACACTACTTTTTTAACCCATATTTGCTAACGTCTATCCTCACCCCTCCTGTCCATCCTGGAAAATTCTCTCCAGATGCATTTCTAGATCTTTTACTCTGGCTGTCTTTCAAAAACCAAAGTGGAGAAGGGGGTGCATGGTGTTTCAGACTCAAAATCTACCAGATTCCCGTCTATCCAGGAAAGAATGCGAAATTCACGTGCTGCCCCTTGAGGCTTTCACAAGATGGCTTTAGCCTGCCTTTCCAGTTCTCCAAAACTCTCAATGTAGCCAAACTGGTCTCCCATTCCACTGGAAGTCTTGGAGGACTGGAACCAGGCCTTAACTACTTCTGGGGTCCCCAGATCTGCCTTCCCTGGTTCAGCTGCATATAACAAATGTTGTAAGACTTGTCTGTTGACTTCACATTTACATTGTTTGAATGGGGCCTTAAGAGCTTCCAAAATGCTTTTACGTATTAGCCTGCTCTCTATAGCAGCTGTGGTCAATAGGGTCCCTGGACTTAAACCAGGCTGGGAATTCTAGCTCAGGGACTCTGATCaaatttctcagcttctttacACCTCAGTATTCTGTTAAATAGGAAGAATGCTCTCTGACACATAAGGCCATTGTGAATATGGAGCAAAATTACTCAGTGTAGAATACCGGTGCAATGCCTAGCATACCATAAGGGCTCATTCAATGCTAGTTCCTTACAGTACGGGTGGTTGTAGAAAAGACAGCACCTGCACAAGCCTGCTACAGTGCCAGCAACATACAAGACCCTAAGTTCCTCAAAATAAACACCCCAGAATCAGTGTCTTCCGGTCTGGTCCATGAGCCCCtacctcagaatcacctggacaTTCTTGTGAAGGGCAGAGATTATAAAGATGACCAGACTCCGGTTGGGCCCTAATTAAACCCCCCCATGTTTGCAGTGTTCCCTAAATTTGAGAATCCCTGCCCCCATGGCATTTTCGCATCTTCTCCCAGTAAGTGTGCTGCAAGGGATCACCACTCCCTTTCTTTGTATGGAGAGTGGCTCAGTGACCAGTCTGAGGTCAGGAGGTCAGAAGTGAGAGAAAGGGCACAGAaaccccttctttttctttttttccattttatttcttttcagtgttccacattattgcttatgcaccacaccaagtgctccatacattacgtgccctccctaatacccaccatcgggatcacccaacccccccaccccctcccctccaaagccctcagtttgtttctcagagtccacagtctctcatggaaaCCCCTTCCTGAGCCAAGTCCTGATTTCAGTACTAGATGTCTTTACTTCAGTAACAGAGTAACAGACGTTAGCCAAGGCCTTAGGCCTGTGGGCCCAGATTCTGTCAGCCCTCTGACTGGTGATCTGCTTCCCAAAGAGTCTCTCCTACTATCCTGGTTGAAAGAGCTAGATTAAGTGATgagccaggggcgcctgagtgtctcagtcattgggcacctgccttcggctcaggtcatgatcccagggtcctggaacccaGACTACcatggtcagcaggaagcctgcttctccctctcccactccccctgcttgtgttccctctctccctgtgtctctctctgtcaaataaataaataaaatcttttaaaaaattaaaaaaaaaaatttaagtgatgAGCTGGGTTAAATATTTGCATGTATTCCATTTCAACCAAATGTGCTCCAATAAAAAATGAACTCCGAGACTGAAGATTGGAAGAAGTAACTGAGACGGAGAAGAGAAAGGTATAAATACAGAGAGCGAAACTTCTCTTTGCTGCCTCAAAGGCAGAGAGATTCCAGCAAGTGAGAAAATTGGAAATTATTCAGAGGAATGCATTCAGTCTTTATAGAGAGGGCCACAAGCTACCCATTATATCCTAATGAGATTGACCGTTGGCTACAGTTAACTTGAAGGGTTTTATGGTTTCCTGCAAGTGTTGTTTTCCTTCTcgatcttaaaaagaagaaggagaaaaaaaaaaacccaaaaaccctcACATCACCCAGTGGTATTTCCCTGGGGGCTGTCTGACCAGACTGCTGCATTTCAGGTTGTGCCTTACTTAACTGTGTGTCTCTCTGCGTCTGTGTCAGGGGGGACAGGTGATAgtaaatttttacccattttggTTTTTTCTGGCACTTTCCATTCGGGGCAGTTGGTTTGTGGAGGACGGCCAGACATGCCCGGCCAAAGTCTGGTCATGGCAGGAAGATTTTCGAAGGGCCTACCTCTaccttggagattttttttcagagcaaTGTTGTAGCTCATTTGCGTGCCAATACGCAACGATGCTTTGCGTCACACATAAGACATTCAAATGATACTCAGTTTGAggtgggtttttggtttgtttttctttttaagggtaGGCCATGACagaagaatcaaatgaaatatcGTCCTTGAGCTTGCTTGGTTCCCTAGATATCTTCCCCTATACATAATTCTTTGGACTAGTTTTTAAACACATAACAAATGTGCTGTTTCCTGACACAGTCTGCAGTTGAAAGACAGGAGGCAACTGAAAACACTATTATGCTTCAGATAGTCGATGCCCAGCCCAGGAGCCGGATGATTGGCTGAAGTGTATGGTGCATATCACTGCTTTTGTAAGAGCTAAGGCAGAGCCTTATTTAACAATCAGTTAGCTCCCTTTGCATAGGTGGTTAATTGCCACTTTCTTACCAGCGCTTGTCCTAACTTCCCCAGCTCCAACACCTAAAACCTGTGAAAATACCTCTTCAGGAACTCCTGACCTTCACCTTGgcctctgctttctccctcccctttcccacacTCCCAATGTGGCCCTTTTATCTCTCTTGTTTGCCAAGCCCCTGAGACActgaataatttatttgaagttcCTGGGAAGTTGTGGGACTTTAGTCTAAAAACACATTGCACTTTGTTCCTCCCCTAACCAGAGTAGGTCCAGAAGCCTGTCACTTGAAAGACGGGATGCTAATACGTTAGAGGACTTGCGAACAGTTTTAATTTATGTGGCGGGTGAGCACCCAGAAAAAAATTGGGGTGTGGGGCCAGGGGAAGGTGTTGCTGAAGGTGAAAAGGACTTTGTGTTTCCCAAATAGAGTTGCCCAAAGACTCTTCCCAAATCTCTCAAGATGGTGGTAAGTGTGCTCTAAACACGTACCTGTAGTcccatagattaaaaaaacattgGTTTAGGAGGATCTCCAGTTTTGATTGTTATAACAACCTATTTGTGCAAACATGGGGAAGTTTTTCTTGAGTAgctcccagaagtggaattgctaggtcttTGTGCTAGAAACATAAGCTCATGATGGGTTTCCCATCCTGGAGCTGGTTAGGTATGAAGTGGGTGTtggagataaattaaaaaaaaaaaaaaatcactgataggTCTaagcttaaaaattaaacaaactaaaaaaaaataataataataaagaaccaAACTTTGAAAACAATCCTTTCCCCTATCCCCAGAGAGGGTGTAGATTATTTTCACAAGTAAGCAGGAATATCTGTAAATCATTCTGAGATGATGTTTCTATCACAAGTCTCTGAGAAGatacctgatttaaaaaaacacaacactcACAGAAATAGCCTTGATCCCCACCCCATGGTGCCAGCGCAtagggtctttttctttttcattagaaCTCACCAGGCCGGTTCTCATTGTTGTGTTATTGGCTTTACTCTCCTTAGGCTCTGTGTTTGCAAGAAACAGAGGCTCGCTCAAGTAACCTAAATCATGGGGCTCTgtttcaaagaaacacatgatTGTAAGGGAACTAGAAATTTCACGAGCGTTCTGGAAGAAACACAATTTAAAGTCATGGATCTAGTGAGCATCGTTCATTGGTTGCCGAATGTCACATCAAGAAGGTGTggatattggggtgcctgggtggctcagtgggttaaggcctctgccttcagctcaggtcatgatctcagggtcctgggatcaagccccatacagggctctctgctcagcagggagcctgcttctcctccttctctctctgcttgcctctctgcctgcttgtgatctctgtcaaataaataaaatctttttttttttttaaagattttatttatttatttgacggagagaaattacaagtacactgagaggcaggcagagagagagagagaaggaagcaggctccctgccgagcagagagcccgatgcgggcgggactcgatgccaggaccctgagatcatgacctgagccgaaggcagcggcttaacccactgagccacccaggcgccccaaataaataaaatctttaaaaaaaaaaaataagaaggtgTGGATATTAATACTGATCAGGTATGCTCATGGTTTTCTATGTGTCTTGACATTCTCCCAAtaccagagtcttttttttttttttttaagattttatttattcatttgagagggagagagacagagagagcacagacacggggagaggcagagggagagggagaagcagactccccgcagagcagagagcctgtcgtggggcttgatcccgggctGGGAGATCACGGCcacagcagaaggcagatgcttaactgactgagccactcaggcaccctcctTCCCAATACCAaattcttggttctttttttcatgtattatccTCAAAATCCCTTTTAAAATGGAACTCTGTATTCCTACTTATCCCACCCCTCTATTACTGCCTTTGCTCCTGGGGTCCGAGAGCCTTCAGACTTCCTTTTACACCCTTTCTTTGTCCTCTCTGAATTCCGGGAGAGTAAACCCAAGGTTCGCAGAGCATCACCCTTCCTCGTCTACTATCCATACTACTCTCACTGGAAACACTTTggtttttatctatttaatataCTAGGTCTTCTCTCTGTAGCCTTATTTTTGGCATGGAGGCCTCAAGGGTATATACAATGAGATGACGTAtactacattattattttttttaagatttatttattcatttgattagAGAACACgatggggaggggcacagggagaagcagcagactctTTACTGAAAgcacacggggctcaatcccaggaccccaaagtcATGagcaaagtcagatgcttaactgactgaaccacccaggtgccccagtataccACATTCTTAAAGACAGGGTCCAGCGTAGGGGGCCAGTTATCAAATGTAGTACTCTCCTTCTCACCCCACCGGCCAAGTCCAAGTAAGCagaagatggaaagagaagaatcaGAGTCCCGAGACATCCCTGTGGGGAGCACAGCAGACCTTGTCGCGTCCCAAAGCCAAGTGATGGGAAGTTCTGAGGGATTCTCCAAGGGATTAGGGTGCCTGTAAGAAGTGGGATTGGCATTCTGTTCAGTCATGAGTTTAGGCAGCTGAGTTGGAATCAGCAGAGTGGGTAAAAGGGCAGTGGCCAGTTATGTAAACGAGTATttgtattgtttcctttgctccaTTCACCCCCCCAACATACTAGAGGAGCTAAGTTTGAAGTGGCATGGGAAGAAAGCATTTTTACATTTGAAGCTACTCAAATTGTGGGAAAGAGAACAGGAGATTTAAGTCAAGTCTGAgggtaaattttaaaactatggacttgcctttttttttaaacattttatttttaagtaatctatatgcccaacatggggctcaaactcatgatccctagatcaagagtcacatgctctaccgactaagccagccaggcatcctgaaaACTCTATggactttgttgttgtttttgttgttgttgttaaagatttatgtattgattttagaaagagagtgagcctgagcaggggtaggggccgagggagagagaaccctcaagaagactccacgcagaaggcagagcccaatgcagggctcaatcccaagattctgagatcatgacctgagccaaaatcaagagttggcatcttaaccaactgagccacgcaggtgtc is from Mustela erminea isolate mMusErm1 chromosome 4, mMusErm1.Pri, whole genome shotgun sequence and encodes:
- the SOX4 gene encoding transcription factor SOX-4; this translates as MVQQTNNAENTEALLAGESSDSGAGLELGIASSPTPGSTASTGGKADDPSWCKTPSGHIKRPMNAFMVWSQIERRKIMEQSPDMHNAEISKRLGKRWKLLKDSDKIPFIREAERLRLKHMADYPDYKYRPRKKVKSGNASSGASAAASSKPGEKGDKVGGGGGHGGGGGGGGSGNAGGGGGGAGGGGGANSKPAQKKSCGSKVAGGAGGGVSKPHAKLILAGGGGGKAAAAGAAPSFAAEQALLPLGAAADHHSLYKARTPSAAAAAAAAAAGAAGSVSTAASASSAGLAAPGKPLADKKVKRVYLFGGLGASSSPAGGVGAGADPSDPLGLYEEGGAGCSPDGPSLSGRSSAASSPAAGRSPADHRSYASLRAASPAPSSAPSHASSSASSHSSSSSSSGSSSSDDEFEDDLLDLNPSSNFESMSLGSFSSSSALDRDLDFNLEPGSGSHFEFPDYCTPEVSEMISGDWLESSISNLVFTY